From the Anopheles merus strain MAF chromosome 2L, AmerM5.1, whole genome shotgun sequence genome, the window taaataaaacaataaaaataacagattaactattaaacacgcatttctaacaatgagtaaatgggtttgaagttattggcggaggatgttttaaaaattaaataaaactttaaatcatcaataaaaacaataaaaatggaattgaactcatgtcgaccatggtacaaacattacaccattaacatttgaccataactacttcatgaacatgaattgttatctatcacttttaaacccttcaaatataatacaatgaacaaagatatgtgtaaaagttcatcgatgcgtgtgagggagtagggctgatgaatagagagagatggcatgagtttgtgttcattatccccgaaaaatttcgcttgggtgggcttatcccaaggtgtatgaatttagaaggctgatttttatcgcttctgcttctgaatgaagattttaagagtatTTTGAGTATtagtcaagcctccagaaagctcgttggagcaaaagtttttattcgttctgtcaaaaagagaatttcaaaattggttatcaaaaaatgctttgagaccacctggattacatacactttgattccagattcgatcacctgatttctttaatgcaccttgggacaaatgtaaacaaaaccgtgtttttcgagcaggtactcgaatctaattctagcttttagGCTAAAAttttctagactgaaaatcgcaagctagtttttttgtgtggttttgaatggattgtttacatgatttcagcctccaactgtcaaactctatacaaaaaactgactagaatcgtgaaggcccccttTGACAGATAAATGTCAAATCGGTACAATTTGTTTCAAGTTGgttataaattgcattttggcttacaaattgaaatcgcttaaaagccagaaataatagaattttctgcacaaatcatatcaaataaatgataaagtgtataaaagtactaaataaaaaaaaatccgagtAATCAATAGATTAGtcaaaaaaacgtgaaattcgacttacgcggatattcgagttacgcggattcgtcgggaacgcagaaaccgcataactcgggaacagactgtaatgaaaaaaaaaaaactactctATGCCACGTTCATGCTTTTGCATCTTACTGTCAAAACCAACCTTTCAAAATGGTAGACCAAAAGCGAGCTATGCATCGACCTTtgtattatatagactttggtattatttttcaaccgatccaaggtggaatgtaaaaTGATGTGTAgctatagcgcttttggcgatccctcccagggctccgattttgacagatggttttcctcttgtatatgtattgatggattgtttacgttttgcatggtcaatatttggtagagatcaatttgggtgaatattttagtttattagaacacagcccgtgatttaaaatggaaattttccttcgagaacttgaagcgttcgccaaacgcgaaaactaactgtcagttttcttcgtcgattcttcttccacctagctgtcaaaacgggcctgtaacttgacctgatatctttacggccCTTGAACCTATCAAAATTCCACAATAATACGTGAATTTTCCGAATTGacttttaattacttttaaatgGTTGATTATAAATAACTGAATAATACATGCAACATTAGGGTTACCAAGTAATTATCTTTATGAGCTTTCTAGACTCCATGACGGTTTTATGTGTTTGCAGAAAGTGAAGTAGTAAAAAATGTTAGTTTTTAAACTATTGAAACATCCTTTAGCGCGCGGGATGGTTACGTATTCCGTCTTATGGCCCACAGCTAATTTAGTGCAGCAAAGTTTGGATGGACGAAGATATGGTAAGCCAGCACAAATGACATGGATCCGAAGGAATTAACCTGTAATTTTTACAGATGCTTTAGACTTTGTTCAGAGTTTGAGGTATGGATTATACGGCACATTTTACGTTGCCCCGACGATCTATGGATGGGTTAAGATAACCAGCATAATGTGgccaaaaattaatttacgTACTGCCATGATCAAAGCTATTATCGAACAAGCTACATATGGGCCATTTGCTGGCATTagttttttatatattatGTCATTGGCCGAAAGAAAGACAGCTGTAGAAGCAGTCAAAGAGGTAAAATTGAAATTCCCCAGTACATATACAGCAGGTCTTGCATTTTGGCCTTTTCTTCAAACAATCAATTTTGCTTGTATACCCGAACGGAATCGTGTGCTATTTGCGGCAACCTGCAGTTTCATATGGACAGTTTTTCTAGCTTCTATAAAAAATAACTGTATTTCGAATCAAAACTAATATCTGACGAAATAAACAATACTGCAACGAAGCAAATAGAAAACTTGTTAGATATTAATTAAATGCTATAGTTATGCTGACCATACGTACCGTATTCCGGGACAGTCCCAATTTCAAAATGGATATTTAATATCCAGTCGTATCCATAAAAATCCCGGGGCCGTGGGAACGctcccaagctcccgaccacgctggttttcgctggtcttttcggggataattcgttaacgaattatccccgaaaagaccaacgaaatacagatcattttcggggatagtgaacacacgtgaaagatgaacccatgcaaaaagagctaaaaatagaaatgaacattcgggattcactccctccactcatgttccaattcatgctcatgcttcatccttgatgctaccaaccacattgctagttctacttcgaatcactttgccagttgcgccaccatattattattcattatcgtgctatttactggtttggttgtatgaaggggtactgatactaaataaattaaaagaaataaataaaacaataaaaataacagattaactattaaacacgcatttctaacaatgagtaaatgggtttgaagttattggagctggatgttttaaaaattaaataaaactttaaatcataaaaaaaaacaaaaaaaatggaattgaactcaggtcgaccatggtacaaacattacaccattaacatttgaccataactagttcatgaacatgaattgttatctatcacttttaaacccttcaaatatagtacaatgaacaaagagatgtgtaaaagttcatcgatgcgtgtgagagagtagggctgatgaatagaaagagatggcatgagtttatgttcattatccccgaaaaatttcgcttgggctTCCGCGTAGAACAGTACCCGTCACCCTACTAACAAAGAGAATGAataagtgtgcgactttctgttgaggggcatgtagaagcatggggagacggttggaaatacgcggaattacgcggaggcgcgagcgtgttttcgtttctacacagtttttgcactcacacaattacacatgtgtaaatgtgtgcgttcactttgaGCCAGCGCGCTCAATTTGACCAGCTCGTAGCGGCATGCgggtatcggtgtctcgctcgcactagtgcagcgagtgttcctctgtccCAGCCAACAATTTCCGAAGGCGCCCCGTGTAAAAAATTTTTACTTTAAGCTTTCCTTAAGTTTTTACACTAGCAGCAGCTAAAGTAAAAACTTTCAGCACGGCACAAACCGACGCACACATTCAAATGCTTGGATTGCTGGTCCTGCTCACGAATACATTTGTATTTATCCCTCCCCTTATATTTTCGGATTTCTGGTTGTAGTAGTGacgctttttctttttgctttatgcacactTTCGCATGCTATTTGTTGGACCTCCTCTTTCCACATGCGTTTTGGCACACTCACACTCTGTACACGGCTGGATGCTTCACCCCCTACAATTGTAGCGGTTCCGTTACCCTTCCTCTCGTTCCTCCTTCTGCCCTTCTCGCTAGGACATCCTCGACTGATGCTGCGCGTGTTCAACCGGCGCCTGTCTGGAAATGACGTCACGGACTGGTGCTGCGCATGTTTAGCCATATCCTATGCGTCCTTGAAGTGTCTTCTACGAAAGAGCTGTGTTGATTTCTGTTGATCAAAATTAACCAATAATTAATCCAtgtgttttataaaaaaaacagctaaaCAACACATAGGATAGAAACGCTTACCTTGATATTTTAAAACCGGACACCGTTTTCCATCCGTCGATCGTTTTGCAGGATGTTGGCAAGGACAACATGTAACCGTAGATTATCATGCGCGTGcacctgtaactttttagacgaCAAGCGTTACATTCAATACATTCcattgaagcacacacgagCACAACTTACCTTAGAATTTTAcaaggataaatcattccataattgaagaagaaggaacacggTACAAAACGTAAACGAGAAAACCACGGGGCAAAAGATATCACACATCACCCCAACACATCCTTCCACGATGAAAGTTCTGGACATACTGAGGATGCCTAACACCAGGATGAGCGCGATAGCACAAAAATCATGGgagatcgagagagatgggtacCCGGCAGGCaattgacagctaaactgacGGCGCCGGAGGAGGAGAAACGGGCGCCCAACCGTGCATGGCTCAGGCGCCCAACGGAAGACATGATTGGGCGTGGGGGGGTACGGATGAAACGGACCTCCCGTTCTTTCGTGTATTGTTTACATTCGCTTATCCGTATATTTCTTTCATTCGGGTTGTATATCAACACAGCATATTTTCAAATTGACCGTtactttattgaaaattaattattctaaaaatacactatttttcatacaaacctTATTCAGCGCACGAAAACGATTATCACGGAGATTTGCAGCATTCAcctgtaattaaattaaaacataaaacataaatttagtAAAGAAAGTTATTTGCGTTTCACATAAATTAAGCGTTGAGAATGCAATACATTACCATTAATTAtgagaaaccaaaacaacatgtttgttttattaaacatgttcaaacaatTTGTTGTCGTCATCGAGGACTAAGCCAGCTTCATCGTGTTGGCAGCATTCCGTTACCGAGATGTGATTGTCCTTCGTGATGAAGTGTAACTAACCGACCGTACATGGTGTGGCATTGATGAGAACGGTTTATCTGAAACTaaagaaagaagaataataTAAGTCAAGTGCATTTCATGCTGATCGTTCGCGATCGTTTCTTCTATGTACAAAGAAATAATGGCGacatttttacatatttttcatttgcacgCTTCCTACCCGCACCAGTGTAGCCAGTGCTAGCGGACGAGCTAACACCCAATACTATGCAATAGATTTGAGCGCGGTTGTTGCGTGTTGCCCTGTGGGCCCGGCATGTTTTTACACTCTCGGAACGTACCTCTGTGCTAGCATTTTCAGAGCGCAAGTATCGCCTTGCAATCATAACGCGTCTACCACGTCCATTCGTCCGGCGTACGTTTGCTCCAGGTGGTTGCTGTCCGATTGGGCTTGCTCCAATATGCTGCGCTTCGTACGGCAGCTGTAATTCTCACAGCACAGCTGAAATAGACAATAtaagagaaaaatattgttaGTGGAGCGCAATCCATGTAAACCATTAATTCTAATTATATTACTTCAATCGTCAATTTGTCTTTCTCTTACATTTTACACTGTCGCTAATTTCGGTAGCTTAGGTAAGCTAACAGTACGACGATGATCTGGATACCGCCAGTTACCGGCTCGTAGATGCATGAACGCATTCATCATCACTGAAGATTTGGTACATCCATAACAGTCCGCCTCACACGACGAAATTATTAGCAGTTGCGATCTGATACACGACGCCTAAACGCGATTAGAAAATACACAACAATAACGTTTTAGATGAAAAATATAATGTCGGTTTAGCttaataaacattaaaatgaaataattattttgctttttcgcaCGGCATATTagctgaaatgaaaaaataaacattgttAACCAGTTTATCAAACTGTCTTTCTATTACTTTAGATACTGTCAGACTTACTTCAACTTTGCTTCAATTTAGTATGGATCCAAGTTTCAGCCGATATGCATGTTGGTGCCCGGTGACCCACGGGGTTTTCCGCTGTTTCCAGTTTGTGGTCCGGTGGTTTTTATAGAGCAGTGACTCCCACATTCTCCAGACGGTGCCGGAGGATGAGGAATACAAACGCGTGCTCTAATTTTGTCTTTGCGGTGGCGTTAATCGAATCAGGACAGGTGCAGTATGATCCGACTACAGCGCGATGGCGAGTAACCCGGAAACACCCAGAATGGGTACATAAAACACGGGTATGTGATGAGTAGCTTGACGACATTCGGTAGTACAAGCAACAGGCACAATAATCATCGAAACCACACCATATCCTATTCCTTCTTCACAAGTCCTTAGACTCCTCCCACTCATTCATAAGTCTGCGCACTGGCAACTCGAAATACAGTATAAAAGGAAGTTGTGGAAGAGTCTCAAGTGCCACTTTCTTTACAAGTGATGCCTTCGGCCATTGCGGATGTGTAATCGTTTAGTCAGTCAGATGTACCAGTCCGTGTTGTTGGACAACTTCCCACGACAAGTGCAGTGCCATCGGTGGTTCCGGTTGCCATTCCACGTGCCTTCCGTCCTCCCAGATTGCCGGTCCGTGTTGTTCGACAACTTCCGACAACAAGTGCAGTGCCATCGGTGGATTCAGTGGTCGGTCAGCGCGAGTCAACAAAGAATGCCAGTCCGTGTTGTTGAACAGCTCAAGGTAACGGATGCAGTGTCAGCGCTGGTCTCGAATGCCGGTGATAATAATCATCATCGGTCAACATTACCTGGTGTTCCTGCACCATTCCGTCCGTTAGGCCAGCAACATGGACAGCAACCGTCAACTAGTACTGCTGCGCCATCAGTGGTACCGGTTGCTGATGCTCTACCGCATGAATCAGGTATGAAGATCGGTAGACAACAGGCATTGACGGGATCTGCAGTACCATCGATTGCATCGCTTGCCGAAGATCATGCTCCGAAGAATCTGCGTGGTATGATGACCGCTGTTGTAAGACAACATTTACCCACCAGTGCTTCTGCATCGGTGATAGCGGCTGCAATAATGATGATCACCGACGATGAACACCAGGCTGCAGCAGGAGCAAATCAAGCAGTCCTTTCAATTACTTCTACAGAGTATTATGGAAGCTGCTGCCTTCGTTGTCGGatgctgttgatgaaaatagaTGCACACAGCGCACAGATAATGGTGATTTAAAATGAGCAGTCTACAATACTGAATCCTATGAAGGGTATAAGAAGAAAAGCGGAGAGTTtagcaatttaaaaaatcggaaATGAACAACAGTTTGATGCATTTTTAGCAAAAATAGCTGGAGATGATTTTACATTTTGCagttatacttaaataatagatGCAGATATCAGCAGCCAGGATGCCAACAACAGGAGGCTTTAGACGTGATGTTTGATAGGACTTTTCTTGCACGGTGTAGCTGGGAAAGATCGTATTGAAAAAATAGCTTTTAGTAACTGCCCAAATATAGTGCTTATTTAAGTCTATCTCCtatctatttattttgttaaattgctCTACCTATTTATAGTTGCTGTTTATATAttacatattatttattgataaacacattgcttttccatttttattaatcGTAATGTCCTATTGATACTATATTTATCAATCACCTTTTATCTATTCTTTTCtaattttacaaattaaataaaaaattgtacCTTTTATTGTACCTATCACACAGCTAGTGGTACGTAATACACATTTGCTTTGGTAGCTTTCAGGGGCAATGCTtgtttaagataaaaaaatgtaaaatggcagttggtttcattttgcaaATCACTAACAGCCATCGCGTTTTTGCTCCTATCATTTATTGTACTTTATTGCCCACTGTCAAACGTTTGACCGAGGAGGAACAACGCTAACGATATTccgcaaaataaataatgctgTTGTATCTTAAAAGATATAAACATAGTGCGTTAACAGCAATAACACGATTACACGACGACAATGCGACCATAGCAAACTGTGGTGTCAATCGTCGCggtgaagcaacaacaactaaaCCCGAGAAAGGCCAGGCTGTTCAGTTGGAGGAATTTTcttaaaagaacaacaaacaacatacgTCGATGGAGCGCTAATgctcaaattaataaataaacgaatTAATGAATAATTAGATAAACACATGCATTCATAAGCTATACATAAATGTTACCATCGATTGTTTACAACGATGTTCACAGTGTGCCGTAACTCTCTTCAATTCCCAAACTTGAGATGATTTCCACCTGGAACAAAATGCTCATCCGGTTGTTGCTCTGATAGCGCAGTTCCCATAAGACCCGCGACGACGATCCAAggttgcaaacaaaaatatggatGAGAAATCTAAAAGTAAAAAGAATCAAAGTTTCCTTACCATCATGCCCACTTCTTTGATGGCTTTCCAATATCCTTCGCATGAAATCCGCTGGGTGCATACGAATCGGATGGTGAATC encodes:
- the LOC121594726 gene encoding uncharacterized protein LOC121594726, which codes for MCNRLVSQMYQSVLLDNFPRQVQCHRWFRLPFHVPSVLPDCRSVLFDNFRQQVQCHRWIQWSVSASQQRMPVRVVEQLKVTDAVSALVSNAGDNNHHRSTLPGVPAPFRPLGQQHGQQPSTSTAAPSVVPVADALPHESGMKIGRQQALTGSAVPSIASLAEDHAPKNLRGMMTAVVRQHLPTSASASVIAAAIMMITDDEHQAAAGANQAVLSITSTEYYGSCCLRCRMLLMKIDAHSAQIMVI